The following are from one region of the Vitis riparia cultivar Riparia Gloire de Montpellier isolate 1030 chromosome 14, EGFV_Vit.rip_1.0, whole genome shotgun sequence genome:
- the LOC117931452 gene encoding transcription factor bHLH47-like: MVSEVPSDNDGCVAGETVVGRLSPQKKNPGKVPKKIHKAEREKLKRDHLNVLFLELDNILESAQQNNGKACILTDASRLLRDLLAQVDCLKRDNAALLSESHYVSMEKNELREDNSALEAQIKKLQSEIEERIRSKPAWNSDPSQLDHNSTAPQLPEDHLMFPVTDHASQTAPVVGPVFVVPLHQDLQTFPQPNAAASNVSRPHARYPSPSDCWPSQILDSQLKTPEQHEVGSGTSSGTSSRGD, from the exons ATGGTTTCGGAGGTTCCTTCAGATAACGATGGCTGTGTGGCGGGGGAGACAGTTGTTGGCAG GCTGTCTCCTCAAAAAAAGAACCCTGGGAAAGTGcctaaaaaaattcataaagcTGAGAGAGAGAAGCTGAAACGTGACCATTTGAATGTCCTATTCCTTGAGCTGGACAACATTCTTG AATCAGCTCAGCAGAACAATGGAAAGGCCTGTATATTGACTGATGCCTCTCGTCTTCTAAGAGACCTGCTTGCTCAGGTTGACTGTCTCAAAAGGGATAATGCAGCTCTTTTATCTGAATCTCACTAT GTGAGTATGGAGAAGAACGAGCTGAGAGAGGACAATTCAGCTCTAGAAGCTCAGATCAAGAAGCTGCAGAGTGAGATAGAAGAAAGGATTCGGTCCAAACCAGCATGGAATTCAGATCCTTCTCAGTTGGATCACAACAGCACTGCCCCACAGCTACCAGAAGACCATCTCATGTTTCCTGTAACTGATCATGCATCTCAAACAGCACCTGTTGTGGGTCCCGTCTTTGTTGTTCCCTTACATCAGGACCTTCAAACATTCCCGCAACCCAATGCTGCAGCCTCAAATGTGAGCAGACCCCATGCTCGCTATCCATCCCCATCAGACTGTTGGCCATCACAAATTCTAGATAGTCAGCTGAAGACACCCGAGCAACACGAGGTTGGTAGTGGCACTAGCTCTGGAACCAGCAGCAGGGGAGACTAA